From a single Fulvivirga ulvae genomic region:
- a CDS encoding polysaccharide deacetylase family protein, which produces MFFHKTPGIVRWLYPQLTWHIPSENAQTIYLTFDDGPIPGLTDFILDTLDQFDAKATFFCVGENLRKHAYIAESAINRGHTLANHTYNHLNGWKTDFEKYIENVKRCQDELDGLGQRAKILRPPYGKISRKQISALNKEYHIVMWNVLSGDYSMKINPERCLKQTIKATGNGSIVLFHDNLKAQANVKYALPAFIKHFHELGYQFKSICMN; this is translated from the coding sequence ATGTTTTTTCATAAGACTCCCGGTATAGTTAGGTGGCTCTACCCTCAACTAACCTGGCATATACCATCGGAAAATGCACAAACGATTTACCTGACCTTTGACGATGGCCCAATCCCTGGTCTTACTGATTTTATTCTGGACACCCTTGATCAGTTTGATGCTAAGGCCACTTTTTTTTGCGTAGGAGAAAACCTAAGGAAGCATGCATACATTGCAGAAAGTGCTATAAACAGAGGGCATACCCTGGCTAATCATACTTACAATCACCTTAATGGTTGGAAAACCGATTTTGAGAAATATATTGAGAATGTTAAACGCTGCCAGGATGAACTGGATGGTCTCGGTCAGCGCGCTAAAATTCTTCGTCCACCCTATGGTAAAATCTCAAGAAAGCAAATTAGCGCATTGAACAAGGAGTATCATATCGTTATGTGGAATGTGCTCTCAGGGGACTATAGTATGAAAATTAACCCTGAAAGGTGCCTGAAACAAACTATTAAAGCAACCGGTAATGGCTCTATTGTACTGTTCCATGATAACCTAAAAGCTCAGGCCAATGTAAAATATGCTTTGCCAGCCTTTATTAAACATTTTCATGAACTAGGGTATCAGTTTAAATCAATATGTATGAACTAA
- a CDS encoding glycosyltransferase: protein MLILFWCIRRRARNALPADLPRVSILVAARNEEHNIERCIHALLNLNYPKTKLEIWIGDDSSEDHTLCRAQELSKNHPHIQIVEIAENLGRARGKANVLAHLAQEATGDVYFITDADIAVNENWVSGMLHGLKPGVGIVNGVTAVEGNGLQNVDWLFAMGMIKVITDLGKPVTAIGNNMCVTRESYESVGGYESIPFSITEDFELFKQINNQGYRLTQLLNRDVLATTRSVEGLKSLLHQRKRWMFGAVQLPVPIVSLLLFQALFHLAIIPLIISHLYLGCSILLLKVSAQICFILAIHKRLNLSVNWAALLFYEFYSFSLSVLSSIFFLIPTKIKWKGRKY from the coding sequence ATGCTAATCTTATTTTGGTGCATACGTCGTAGAGCGCGCAATGCACTGCCTGCTGACTTGCCCAGAGTTTCCATATTAGTAGCTGCCCGCAATGAAGAGCACAATATAGAGCGGTGTATCCACGCGCTGTTGAATTTAAACTACCCTAAGACTAAGCTGGAAATATGGATTGGAGATGACTCCTCAGAGGATCATACTTTGTGTAGAGCTCAGGAATTGAGCAAGAACCACCCTCATATTCAAATAGTAGAGATTGCCGAAAACCTTGGAAGAGCACGTGGTAAGGCCAATGTGCTGGCCCACCTGGCACAAGAAGCAACCGGTGATGTTTATTTTATTACAGATGCTGATATTGCCGTGAACGAAAATTGGGTATCAGGAATGCTACACGGCCTGAAACCCGGCGTAGGCATCGTTAACGGTGTCACGGCAGTTGAAGGTAATGGTTTGCAAAATGTAGACTGGCTTTTTGCTATGGGAATGATAAAGGTAATAACCGATTTAGGAAAACCGGTAACAGCTATTGGGAATAATATGTGTGTAACACGTGAATCCTACGAAAGTGTAGGAGGGTATGAAAGTATTCCCTTTTCGATCACTGAGGATTTCGAATTATTTAAGCAAATCAATAACCAGGGTTATCGGCTCACGCAGCTATTGAATCGGGATGTTCTAGCCACAACAAGGAGTGTTGAGGGACTCAAAAGCCTGCTTCATCAGAGAAAGAGGTGGATGTTTGGGGCGGTACAGCTGCCCGTTCCTATAGTCAGTTTGTTATTATTTCAGGCCCTGTTTCATTTGGCTATTATCCCACTGATCATCTCTCATTTATACCTGGGGTGCAGCATTTTACTCCTGAAAGTGTCTGCTCAGATATGTTTTATCCTGGCCATTCATAAAAGGCTTAACCTGTCCGTTAATTGGGCAGCATTACTGTTTTATGAGTTCTATTCCTTCAGTTTGTCTGTTCTCAGTTCAATTTTCTTTTTAATTCCGACTAAAATCAAATGGAAAGGCAGGAAATATTAA
- a CDS encoding TatD family hydrolase, translating into MNEFVDSHAHIYLNKFKEDLKDVLERSFEHGVNKIYMPNIDHTSVDDMMELENRYPTNCFSMMGLHPCSVKKGFEKELYIVEEWLGKRTFAAIGEIGTDLYWDKTFWSEQQEAFKVQVEWAKQYKLPIVIHCRESIDETIELVESLKTDELTGVFHCFSGNLEQARKITDMGFYLGFGGVATFKNGGLDTVIPHLGPEHMLLETDSPYLAPVPHRGKRNEPAYIPIVAKRIATLKEMPLNEVAAKTTSNALKLFSQNELL; encoded by the coding sequence ATGAACGAATTTGTAGACAGCCACGCTCATATTTACCTTAATAAGTTCAAAGAGGATTTGAAGGATGTTCTGGAAAGATCCTTTGAGCATGGAGTTAATAAGATTTACATGCCAAATATAGATCACACATCTGTTGATGACATGATGGAACTGGAAAACAGATACCCCACAAATTGTTTTTCCATGATGGGGTTACACCCATGTTCCGTCAAAAAAGGCTTCGAGAAAGAATTGTACATAGTGGAGGAATGGCTGGGTAAAAGGACATTTGCGGCAATAGGAGAAATAGGTACCGACCTTTATTGGGACAAGACTTTCTGGAGTGAGCAGCAGGAGGCCTTCAAAGTACAGGTAGAGTGGGCAAAGCAATATAAACTACCCATTGTGATTCACTGCAGAGAATCCATTGATGAGACCATTGAGTTGGTTGAATCATTAAAAACTGATGAGTTGACGGGAGTCTTTCATTGCTTCTCAGGGAACCTGGAGCAGGCAAGGAAAATAACTGATATGGGGTTCTATCTTGGATTTGGAGGAGTTGCAACTTTTAAGAATGGTGGCCTGGATACTGTGATACCACACCTGGGCCCTGAACACATGCTATTGGAAACGGACAGCCCTTATCTTGCACCAGTTCCGCATCGGGGTAAGAGAAATGAGCCGGCCTACATTCCGATTGTTGCCAAAAGAATAGCCACATTAAAAGAGATGCCTTTGAACGAGGTAGCCGCAAAAACGACGTCAAACGCCCTAAAACTTTTCAGCCAAAATGAACTACTCTAA
- a CDS encoding AMP nucleosidase — MKTKKEIVDNWLPRYTGVPLNQFGKYILLTNFINYVHMFAEKFGVQVNGLDKPMQTATANNITIINFGMGSAMAATVMDLISAIEPKAALFLGKCGGLKKKTKLGDLILPIAAIRGEGTSDEYLPMEIPALPSFSLQRAVSSMIKSRELDYWTGTVYTTNRRVWEHDKAFKKYLREIRTMAIDMETATIFTVGFKNEIPRGALLLVSDNPMIPEGVKTSESDKNVTSSYVSNHLEIGIDALMELINSGDSVKHLRY, encoded by the coding sequence ATGAAAACAAAAAAGGAAATTGTTGATAACTGGTTACCACGGTACACAGGCGTACCTCTCAATCAATTTGGAAAGTACATTCTGTTAACCAATTTCATCAACTATGTCCACATGTTTGCCGAGAAGTTTGGCGTACAGGTAAATGGTCTGGATAAACCTATGCAAACAGCTACAGCCAATAATATAACGATTATTAACTTCGGGATGGGTAGTGCAATGGCTGCTACAGTTATGGATCTGATATCAGCTATCGAGCCAAAAGCTGCTTTATTTCTGGGAAAATGCGGTGGTTTAAAAAAGAAAACAAAGCTGGGCGACCTGATTCTGCCTATCGCAGCAATCAGAGGTGAAGGTACCAGCGATGAATATTTACCCATGGAAATACCCGCTCTTCCATCATTTAGTCTTCAGCGAGCTGTTTCATCTATGATAAAAAGCCGCGAACTGGATTATTGGACAGGCACTGTCTACACCACCAATCGCCGGGTCTGGGAACATGACAAAGCCTTTAAAAAATATCTTCGTGAGATAAGAACAATGGCTATTGACATGGAAACAGCGACAATTTTCACGGTAGGCTTTAAGAATGAGATCCCGCGTGGAGCACTTCTGCTGGTATCTGATAACCCTATGATCCCCGAAGGTGTTAAAACCTCCGAAAGTGACAAAAACGTCACCAGCTCGTATGTCAGCAACCATTTGGAAATAGGCATCGACGCATTAATGGAATTAATCAATTCGGGAGATTCTGTCAAACACCTGAGATACTAA
- a CDS encoding MotA/TolQ/ExbB proton channel family protein: MKKLFTLLALVGVLSLGSQSMAQEESVDTTTVENDTTAATADPVVEEPDPVVEDEPVQEVETEKSFHQVVKDKFIEGGVEWMTPVLICLILGLAIAIERIITLNLATTNTDKLLANVEDALASGGVEAAKEVTRNTRGPVASIFTQGLMRMSEGIEMVEKSIIAYGSVEMGRLEKGLVWISLFIALAPMLGFTGTVIGMIGAFDAIQAAGDISPQIVANGIKVALLTTVAGLFVGIILQVFYNYLVSKIDSLVNQMEDASITLVDLLVKHKLTGRA; the protein is encoded by the coding sequence ATGAAAAAACTATTTACATTATTGGCGCTGGTAGGGGTTCTTTCCCTTGGTTCTCAATCTATGGCTCAGGAAGAGTCTGTAGATACAACGACTGTGGAGAATGATACTACAGCTGCAACGGCTGACCCTGTAGTTGAAGAACCAGATCCTGTAGTAGAAGATGAGCCTGTTCAGGAGGTAGAGACTGAAAAGTCATTCCATCAGGTTGTTAAAGATAAATTTATCGAAGGTGGTGTTGAGTGGATGACGCCGGTACTTATCTGTTTGATCTTAGGTTTGGCTATTGCTATTGAAAGAATTATAACTTTGAACCTGGCTACAACCAATACTGATAAGCTTTTGGCAAATGTTGAGGATGCTTTGGCTTCAGGCGGTGTTGAGGCTGCTAAAGAGGTGACCAGAAATACCAGAGGACCTGTTGCTTCAATCTTTACTCAGGGCTTGATGAGAATGTCTGAAGGCATCGAAATGGTTGAGAAATCAATCATTGCATATGGATCAGTAGAGATGGGTAGACTTGAGAAAGGTCTTGTATGGATATCTCTTTTCATCGCTCTTGCTCCAATGCTTGGTTTCACCGGTACTGTAATTGGTATGATTGGTGCATTCGATGCTATCCAGGCTGCTGGTGACATTTCTCCTCAGATTGTTGCCAACGGTATTAAAGTAGCTCTCTTAACGACTGTTGCCGGTCTTTTTGTAGGTATCATCCTTCAGGTGTTCTATAACTACTTAGTTTCTAAAATTGATTCTCTGGTAAACCAGATGGAAGATGCATCAATCACTTTGGTTGACCTTCTTGTTAAGCACAAGCTTACTGGTAGAGCTTAA
- a CDS encoding ExbD/TolR family protein has protein sequence MSKFKKKANTKQDIPTSALPDIIFMLLFFFMVTTVLREVTINVKQRIPDATQLRKLQRKSLVSYLYIGEPKKTSQWGSEPRIQANDVFIEPKDVVLWVNQEKDKLDEVERDQITIAMKVDKEAKRGLVSDVEFQLRKANARKLLYTTLQEMEE, from the coding sequence ATGTCAAAATTTAAGAAAAAAGCAAATACAAAACAGGATATCCCTACATCTGCTTTACCTGATATTATCTTCATGCTGTTGTTCTTCTTTATGGTAACAACAGTATTGAGAGAGGTTACTATCAACGTAAAACAAAGGATTCCCGATGCTACACAGCTAAGAAAACTACAGAGAAAATCGTTGGTAAGCTACTTGTATATAGGAGAACCAAAGAAAACATCTCAGTGGGGCTCTGAACCAAGGATTCAGGCTAACGATGTTTTCATCGAGCCTAAAGATGTGGTGTTGTGGGTAAATCAGGAAAAGGATAAACTGGATGAAGTAGAAAGAGACCAGATCACTATCGCAATGAAAGTTGATAAAGAAGCAAAAAGAGGTTTGGTGTCTGATGTAGAGTTTCAGCTTAGAAAGGCAAATGCCAGAAAGCTTCTCTACACCACATTACAGGAAATGGAAGAATAA
- a CDS encoding MFS transporter, with translation MELNNPKTINGWCMYDWANSVYSLVITSAIFPVYYNSITTAESGYDKVDFFGLEITNSVLYSYSLSFSFLFVAIILPLLSGIADYSGRKKLFMKCFMYLGALSCIGLYFFNGPEDVELAIICSVMASIGYSGSLVFYDAFLPEIVTEDKMDKTSAKGYALGYIGSVILLVVNLVMIEYHDTLGFAEGQTAVRFSFLLVGVWWILFSQITFSRVPDNVYNQQPKGNILTEGYNELLKVWNSIKGLSVMKLFLVAFFFYNMGVQTVMYLAATFGSKELKLEDGKLIMTVLLINIVAVFGAYFFAYVSKIKGNKASLLIMVFVWILICLGAYFVYNEYEFYVLAFVVGLVMGGIQSLSRATYAKLIPKGSIDHASYFSFYDVAFNISIVFGTFAYGLIEQITGDMRNSTLALMLFFMVGMGFLLLIRVPMHRVIKLEETDSLDKYAFVKKDDRRDS, from the coding sequence ATGGAGCTTAATAACCCCAAAACCATCAATGGATGGTGCATGTATGACTGGGCCAATTCCGTTTATTCCCTGGTTATAACTTCTGCAATTTTTCCCGTCTATTACAACAGTATTACTACAGCCGAAAGTGGCTACGATAAAGTAGATTTTTTTGGGTTGGAGATAACGAATTCGGTGCTCTATTCCTATTCACTATCTTTTTCATTCCTTTTCGTGGCTATTATACTGCCACTTCTGTCCGGAATAGCTGATTATAGCGGCCGGAAAAAATTGTTTATGAAGTGCTTCATGTATCTGGGAGCATTGTCATGCATAGGCCTTTATTTTTTTAACGGCCCTGAAGATGTCGAACTGGCAATTATTTGCTCGGTAATGGCCAGCATAGGGTACTCAGGCAGCCTTGTTTTCTATGATGCCTTCCTTCCTGAGATTGTAACTGAAGACAAGATGGATAAAACCAGTGCCAAAGGTTACGCCCTGGGATACATAGGTAGTGTTATATTGCTGGTGGTTAATCTGGTAATGATTGAGTATCACGATACCCTGGGATTTGCCGAAGGGCAAACTGCCGTAAGATTCTCATTTCTTTTAGTAGGTGTCTGGTGGATATTATTTTCACAAATTACTTTTTCCCGGGTGCCTGACAATGTTTATAATCAACAGCCAAAAGGCAATATACTTACAGAGGGGTACAATGAACTCCTTAAGGTTTGGAATAGCATCAAGGGACTCTCGGTAATGAAGCTTTTTCTTGTGGCATTTTTCTTTTATAATATGGGTGTCCAGACAGTTATGTACTTGGCAGCTACTTTTGGCTCTAAAGAGCTAAAACTTGAAGATGGCAAACTTATTATGACTGTTTTGCTGATTAATATAGTCGCAGTTTTTGGAGCTTACTTCTTTGCTTATGTCAGCAAAATAAAGGGCAACAAAGCCTCATTATTGATCATGGTGTTCGTTTGGATACTTATCTGTCTGGGAGCTTATTTTGTATATAACGAGTACGAATTCTATGTACTGGCCTTTGTTGTGGGGCTTGTAATGGGAGGAATTCAGTCTTTGTCAAGAGCTACTTACGCCAAGCTTATCCCTAAAGGGAGCATCGATCATGCTTCTTATTTTAGCTTTTATGATGTGGCTTTTAATATTTCCATTGTTTTCGGAACATTCGCATATGGCCTGATAGAGCAGATTACCGGTGATATGCGTAATAGTACACTGGCATTAATGCTTTTCTTTATGGTTGGCATGGGATTTTTGTTGTTGATCAGGGTGCCAATGCACAGGGTTATAAAGTTGGAAGAAACAGATAGCCTAGATAAATATGCCTTTGTAAAGAAAGATGACAGAAGAGATAGCTAA
- a CDS encoding SLC13 family permease, translated as MNVIEIGLQPYFVIAVILLLFISIYFEWLKPAVSFLFAALLLVVFGIISPAEILEGFSNQSIASVILLILITAGIRSHFNVELWLDKAFGKAKTYRQFLISMMSKVAVLSTFVNNTPVVVLMTPYVFSWGKKNNISPSKLLIPLSYSTIMGGMVTLIGTSTTLVLNGFMIENNLPGIDPLELLFTGSIVAIICIIFLMLFSNKLLPNRKDIIEKFEANKRQYLIEKRLSENSPLIGKSIIEGGLRNLSGVYLVEIVRDDKLISPVTPKEIIQAKDILIFAGNTDNIVDLTLTDIGVELPEKLTPSTNGKLRVVESVVSANSSLIGKTVKKSNFRERYDAAVIAVHRNGEKLSGKIGKINIKAGDVLLLYVGEEFNDRIDLYKDLYVITGETKEIDKKNNGYYKLVIIGIVVLGLVITQVFNLFLSLMSIFTVMVAMKLITIQNVKRDLDISLVAILVLSLSIGEAMINTGTGELIAHQALRFLQPYGNIAILAGLMIITTLLTSFITNVGAVAIAFPLTFAMTSGMGIDGGPFYLGIAFAASAAFLTPVGYQTNLIIYGPGGYNFKDFLKIGLPVTIIYLILAISSVIFLYKGIFI; from the coding sequence ATGAACGTCATTGAGATTGGTTTACAGCCTTATTTCGTTATAGCTGTCATTCTGTTATTGTTCATTTCGATATACTTTGAGTGGCTGAAACCTGCTGTAAGCTTCTTGTTTGCAGCATTGCTTCTTGTGGTATTCGGAATAATATCACCGGCAGAAATACTTGAAGGCTTTTCAAACCAATCCATTGCCAGTGTTATACTGCTTATACTTATCACCGCCGGTATCAGGAGTCATTTTAATGTTGAGCTATGGCTGGATAAAGCGTTTGGAAAAGCAAAGACCTACAGGCAGTTTCTGATATCCATGATGAGCAAGGTAGCTGTACTCTCCACTTTTGTTAATAATACTCCTGTGGTAGTATTGATGACACCATACGTGTTTAGCTGGGGAAAAAAGAACAACATATCTCCCTCCAAGCTACTTATACCGCTCTCCTACTCAACCATCATGGGAGGAATGGTGACACTCATAGGAACCTCAACCACACTGGTATTGAACGGGTTTATGATTGAGAACAATTTACCGGGTATTGATCCCCTGGAACTTCTTTTCACGGGTAGTATTGTTGCCATCATATGTATAATCTTTCTCATGCTCTTCAGCAATAAACTTTTACCCAATCGTAAAGACATTATAGAAAAATTTGAGGCAAATAAGAGACAATACCTTATTGAAAAAAGACTTAGTGAAAATAGTCCGCTGATAGGTAAATCAATAATTGAGGGAGGTTTAAGAAACCTAAGCGGGGTGTATCTTGTAGAGATTGTCCGAGACGACAAGCTGATCTCTCCCGTTACGCCAAAGGAAATCATTCAGGCCAAGGACATTCTCATATTCGCAGGCAATACGGACAATATTGTAGACCTTACATTAACTGATATTGGCGTTGAATTGCCCGAGAAACTGACACCATCCACTAACGGAAAACTCCGGGTAGTTGAGAGTGTTGTAAGCGCCAATAGTAGCCTTATAGGAAAAACCGTAAAGAAGTCAAACTTCCGGGAGCGCTATGATGCGGCCGTTATTGCAGTACACCGCAACGGAGAAAAACTAAGCGGAAAAATCGGAAAAATTAACATCAAAGCAGGTGATGTGCTTTTGCTTTATGTAGGCGAAGAATTTAATGACCGTATAGACTTGTATAAGGACCTTTATGTCATTACCGGGGAGACTAAGGAAATAGACAAAAAAAATAATGGTTACTATAAGCTGGTGATTATCGGAATAGTAGTTTTAGGTCTCGTAATTACTCAAGTCTTTAATCTGTTCCTTTCGTTGATGTCCATATTTACAGTGATGGTGGCTATGAAACTGATTACTATCCAGAACGTTAAACGCGACCTGGATATCAGCCTGGTAGCCATCCTTGTATTATCATTATCCATTGGAGAGGCTATGATAAATACCGGCACAGGTGAATTGATAGCCCATCAGGCATTACGCTTCCTTCAGCCTTATGGAAACATTGCTATATTAGCCGGTCTAATGATTATAACCACTCTGCTCACTTCTTTTATAACCAATGTTGGAGCGGTGGCAATTGCATTTCCATTAACATTCGCCATGACCTCAGGCATGGGGATAGACGGGGGGCCGTTTTATTTAGGAATTGCCTTCGCAGCCTCGGCAGCCTTTCTTACTCCGGTAGGCTACCAGACAAACCTGATTATATATGGCCCTGGTGGCTATAACTTTAAAGACTTTTTAAAGATAGGCCTCCCGGTAACTATAATCTACTTAATTTTAGCTATCTCTTCTGTCATCTTTCTTTACAAAGGCATATTTATCTAG
- a CDS encoding asparaginase, producing MNYSKINIITSAYIKPETSILIIYTGGTLGMVHDEKGALIPFDFSSILNHVPSLRQLELNLTVISFEEPIDSSNIGPTDWVKIGQIIFENYNDFHGFVVLHGTDTMAFTASALSFMLENLGKPVIFTGAQLPISSLRSDARENLITALEIASSGSGDRPLVPEVCIYFDYVLLRGNRSKKVQSLHFDAFESENYPTMAESGVVINYNTSAIRQIESDKPLTLHSKFDNRVVILKLYPGITKEAVKAVLCIDGLRGVVLETFGSGNAPTSEWFIDLIKEAIEKGIVILNVSQCPGGRVIQGRYDTSQQLNELGVIEGADLTLEAAITKLMMVLGEEQDRMLIKKRLIEPICGELTLN from the coding sequence ATGAACTACTCTAAAATAAATATTATAACCTCGGCTTATATTAAGCCAGAAACCTCCATACTAATAATATATACAGGAGGTACACTGGGCATGGTGCACGACGAAAAAGGAGCATTAATTCCTTTCGATTTCAGCTCTATTTTGAATCACGTGCCCTCACTTAGACAATTAGAGTTGAATTTGACCGTTATTTCCTTCGAAGAACCTATAGATTCTTCAAATATAGGCCCGACTGACTGGGTGAAAATTGGTCAGATTATTTTTGAAAATTATAACGATTTCCACGGCTTTGTCGTGTTGCATGGCACTGATACTATGGCATTCACTGCGTCGGCATTAAGCTTTATGCTAGAAAACCTGGGTAAGCCGGTAATATTTACCGGAGCCCAGCTACCAATATCTTCTTTGAGGTCCGATGCCCGGGAAAACCTGATTACCGCTCTTGAAATTGCTTCCAGCGGTTCAGGAGACCGACCGCTCGTACCAGAAGTTTGTATTTACTTTGATTATGTATTGCTAAGAGGGAATAGGTCAAAAAAAGTCCAAAGCCTCCATTTTGATGCGTTTGAGTCAGAAAATTACCCTACTATGGCTGAGTCGGGAGTTGTTATTAACTATAACACATCTGCCATTCGTCAAATTGAGAGTGACAAACCACTTACACTGCACAGTAAATTTGACAACCGGGTCGTTATACTTAAGTTATACCCGGGTATTACAAAGGAAGCCGTTAAGGCTGTACTTTGTATTGATGGCTTGAGGGGAGTAGTACTGGAGACTTTTGGATCTGGCAATGCCCCCACATCAGAGTGGTTTATTGATCTTATAAAAGAGGCTATTGAAAAGGGTATAGTAATACTTAATGTATCGCAATGTCCTGGAGGAAGAGTTATACAGGGCAGATATGATACAAGTCAACAATTAAATGAGTTGGGTGTTATAGAAGGCGCTGACCTTACTCTTGAAGCTGCAATCACTAAGCTAATGATGGTGCTTGGCGAGGAGCAGGATCGGATGCTTATCAAAAAACGGTTAATAGAACCGATTTGCGGCGAGTTAACGCTGAATTAA
- a CDS encoding ExbD/TolR family protein has protein sequence MARNKQRDNPEINSSSMADIAFLLLIFFLVTTTIANDRGLSLLLPPDPDTMEQMDIKIPERNIFKIQVNSADKLLVEGEPLTDVTAIKSMIKEFVLNNGRNPELSDSPKDAIVSFKTDRGTSQEMFIEVLDQVQGAYYDMYADRVGVTNKQWRDISNDLSDPENKRLYDKGRGLKDGKVEFPMNISIAEPSKIGG, from the coding sequence ATGGCTAGGAATAAACAAAGAGATAACCCGGAGATTAACTCCAGCTCGATGGCGGATATTGCCTTCTTGCTGCTGATCTTCTTCCTGGTGACAACCACAATTGCTAACGACAGAGGTCTGAGCCTTTTGCTTCCTCCGGATCCGGATACAATGGAGCAGATGGACATTAAAATACCTGAAAGAAACATCTTCAAAATTCAGGTAAACTCTGCTGATAAGCTTTTGGTTGAGGGAGAACCTCTGACAGATGTTACGGCTATTAAATCTATGATCAAAGAATTTGTGTTGAACAATGGTCGTAATCCTGAGCTCTCTGATTCTCCTAAAGATGCTATTGTGTCTTTTAAGACTGATAGAGGAACAAGCCAGGAGATGTTTATAGAGGTACTGGATCAGGTTCAGGGTGCATACTATGATATGTATGCCGATAGAGTAGGAGTAACAAATAAGCAATGGAGAGATATTTCCAACGATCTTTCTGATCCTGAAAATAAGAGATTGTATGACAAGGGAAGAGGTTTGAAGGATGGAAAAGTGGAGTTCCCAATGAACATCTCTATTGCAGAACCATCTAAAATTGGAGGTTAA